One window from the genome of Nicotiana tomentosiformis chromosome 5, ASM39032v3, whole genome shotgun sequence encodes:
- the LOC104099448 gene encoding small ribosomal subunit protein mS33, with amino-acid sequence MNFGRLKNVLAATAIEGVAEARARIFGHVLNPTGQRSSHKVLRKKLIGEKVSQWYPHDIMKDDPLVMARQEQERLSKLEMLKRRGKGPPKKGQGKQAKKRNK; translated from the coding sequence ATGAACTTTGGCAGACTGAAGAATGTGCTAGCTGCTACAGCCATTGAAGGGGTAGCTGAGGCAAGGGCCAGGATATTTGGTCATGTGCTTAATCCAACTGGGCAGAGATCATCTCACAAGGTTTTACGCAAGAAGCTCATTGGTGAAAAGGTGTCACAATGGTACCCGCACGATATAATGAAAGATGATCCTCTTGTGATGGCACGGCAAGAGCAAGAGCGACTGAGCAAGCTTGAAATGCTGAAACGTCGTGGAAAGGGACCACCTAAGAAGGGCCAGGGCAAGCAGGCTAAGAAACGCAACAAATAG
- the LOC104099446 gene encoding pentatricopeptide repeat-containing protein At4g01570, with the protein MATTAQRNLSIFYTRRHFTVVGAKVAGTRSPAASKIGNLLVVASITKALTAPGGTRNLEKYNDSIPLSETLVLQILRRNNLDAATKLDFFKWCSLRPNFKHSTETYSQMFRSICYYYFHNHREDIFVLLNSMKHDGVSLNSATFKLLLDSFTRAGNFNSALEILEFMESNLKNSNINCLSPDVYNSVLIALVKKNQVNLALSIFLKLLETYDGNGNSIGISDAVACNVFLVGLKRANMRDEFKQVFDKLRGKKNIFPLDRWGYNICIHAFGCWGDLSSCLSLFKEMKERGSWFSPDLCTYNSLIHVLCLLGKVKDALVVWEELKGSSGLEPDVYTYRIVIQGCSKAYLINDAIKVFSEMQYNGIRPDTIVYNSLLDGLLKARKLTDACNLFQKMIEDDGVRASCWTYNILIDGLFKNGRALAAYTLFCDLKKKSNNFVDGVTYSIVILHLCQEGRLDEALKLVEEMEARGFTVDLVTITSLLIAIYREGHWDYTERLVKHVRENNLVPIILRWKDSMEATMKAPQSREKDFTPIFPSNGNFGDILSLEDLTVPATDTALGAEDERDPWSSSPYMDMLASKASSQSHATRTFSLTRAKRVDTKGADSFDIGMVNTFLSIFLAKGKLSMACKLFEIFTGMGADPVSYTYNSMMGSFVKKGYFDQALGVLQEMGEKVCPADVATYNVIIQGLGKMGRADLAGAVLDKLMKQGGYLDIVMYNTLINALGKAGRIEEVNKLFRQMKDSGINPDVVTYNTLIEVHAKAGQLKQAYKFLRMMLEAGCAPNHVTDTTLDFLEKEIEKLRYQKASIKRPNVDNSL; encoded by the coding sequence ATGGCCACAACAGCACAAAGAAACCTCTCAATTTTCTACACTAGAAGACACTTCACCGTCGTCGGAGCCAAAGTCGCCGGAACGAGGTCTCCGGCAGCATCGAAGATTGGAAACTTACTCGTCGTCGCTTCAATTACAAAAGCTTTGACAGCACCAGGAGGAACACGTAACCTAGAAAAATACAACGATTCAATTCCCCTATCAGAAACCCTAGTCCTCCAAATCCTCCGCCGCAACAATTTAGATGCCGCCACTAAACTCGACTTCTTCAAATGGTGCTCTCTCAGGCCCAATTTCAAACACTCCACCGAAACTTACTCTCAAATGTTCAGATCCATTTGCTATTATTATTTTCACAATCACCGGGAAGATATTTTCGTTCTACTCAACTCCATGAAGCATGATGGAGTGTCGCTTAATTCGGCCACATTTAAGTTGTTGCTCGACTCGTTTACTCGAGCTGGTAATTTTAATTCAGCTCTTGAGATTTTGGAATTCATGGAGAGTAATCTGAAAAATTCTAATATTAATTGTTTAAGTCCTGATGTGTATAATTCTGTACTTATTGCACTTGTAAAAAAAAATCAAGTTAATTTAGCTTTGTCAATTTTCCTTAAATTGTTGGAAACTTATGATGGGAATGGTAATAGCATTGGGATTAGCGATGCTGTTGCATGTAATGTGTTTCTTGTTGGTCTTAAGAGGGCTAATATGAGGGATGAATTTAAACAAGTTTTTGATAAGCTTAGAGGAAAGAAGAATATTTTTCCGTTGGATAGATGGGGATATAATATATGCATTCACGCATTCGGGTGTTGGGGGGATTTGTCTAGTTGCTTGAGTCTTTTTAAAGAAATGAAGGAAAGGGGAAGTTGGTTTAGTCCCGACTTGTGCACTTATAATAGCTTGATTCATGTGCTTTGCTTGCTCGGGAAGGTTAAGGATGCTCTTGTTGTGTGGGAGGAATTGAAGGGATCTTCGGGTTTGGAACCTGATGTTTATACTTATCGAATTGTTATACAAGGTTGCTCTAAGGCTTACCTGATAAATGATGCGATAAAAGTGTTCAGTGAGATGCAGTATAACGGTATACGTCCGGATACTATTGTTTATAACTCCCTCTTAGATGGATTGCTCAAGGCGAGAAAATTGACAGATGCGTGCAATTTGTTTCAGAAAATGATTGAAGATGATGGTGTTCGAGCCAGTTGTTGGACCTATAATATTCTTATTGATGGCTTGTTTAAGAATGGGAGGGCTTTGGCTGCTTATACCCTATTCTGTGATTTGAAGAAGAAAAGTAATAATTTTGTGGATGGGGTTACTTATAGCATTGTCATTTTGCATCTTTGTCAGGAAGGTAGGCTTGATGAAGCACTGAAGTTGGTGGAAGAGATGGAAGCTAGAGGGTTTACTGTTGATTTGGTTACCATTACTTCTCTTTTGATTGCAATTTACCGGGAGGGGCATTGGGACTATACAGAGAGGCTTGTGAAACACGTTAGGGAGAACAATTTAGTTCCAATTATTCTCAGGTGGAAAGACAGTATGGAAGCTACAATGAAAGCTCCACAGAGCAGAGAAAAGGATTTTACACCCATTTTTCCATCAAATGGGAACTTTGGTGATATTCTAAGCCTAGAAGATTTAACAGTCCCTGCGACTGATACTGCCCTTGGGGCAGAGGATGAGAGGGATCCGTGGTCATCATCACCATATATGGACATGCTGGCTAGTAAAGCGAGCTCCCAAAGTCATGCTACAAGAACATTCTCTCTTACCAGAGCAAAACGAGTAGACACTAAAGGTGCAGATTCTTTTGATATTGGCATGGTGAATACCTTCTTATCAATATTTTTGGCCAAAGGAAAATTGAGCATGGCCTGTAAGTTATTTGAAATTTTCACCGGCATGGGTGCTGACCCTGTTAGTTATACTTACAACTCTATGATGGGTTCATTTGTCAAGAAGGGATATTTCGACCAGGCCTTGGGTGTTTTACAGGAAATGGGCGAGAAGGTTTGCCCTGCTGATGTAGCAACTTACAATGTGATAATCCAGGGGTTGGGAAAGATGGGAAGGGCTGATCTTGCTGGTGCAGTGCTCGACAAGCTGATGAAACAGGGGGGTTACCTTGACATTGTAATGTATAACACCTTGATAAATGCGCTCGGGAAGGCTGGAAGAATTGAGGAAGTAAACAAGCTTTTCCGGCAGATGAAAGATAGTGGAATCAATCCAGATGTTGTCACTTACAATACACTAATTGAAGTTCATGCCAAGGCAGGTCAGCTTAAGCAAGCTTACAAGTTTTTAAGGATGATGTTGGAAGCAGGGTGTGCCCCCAATCACGTCACTGACACAACTTTGGACTTTCTGGAGAAGGAGATTGAAAAACTGAGATACCAGAAGGCGTCCATTAAACGCCCCAATGTTGATAACTCGTTATGA
- the LOC104099447 gene encoding uncharacterized protein has protein sequence MDIKAEKRRVEEDLETISLSDLQMKDGNESPKNSSSPQDFFEFFTESDSENYTFSEIIFCGKKISHENNDKRQLEEQLNETYLSPLFRSNSFHRPVTTAMNQKRANSARFYSSQNVQKVNITALTSMSEKSRRRMFMFGPVKFNPEMELSAIKKRQSRRCVPPPVIPASNGGETAALVKSSQKKNKSGPTKKIEGLRSRPHLANVLAKSLRCFSLRKHCMALP, from the coding sequence ATGGATATCAAAGCTGAAAAACGAAGAGTAGAAGAAGATTTAGAAACAATTTCTTTATCTGACCTACAAATGAAGGATGGAAACGAGAGCCCCAAAAATTCCTCTTCTCCTCaagatttttttgaatttttcactgaatctgattctgaaaattataCATTTTCAGAAATCATTTTCTGCGGTAAAAAAATTAGCCATGAAAATAATGACAAAAGGCAATTAGAAGAGCAATTGAATGAGACTTATTTGTCTCCATTATTTCGTTCCAATTCATTTCATCGGCCCGTTACGACGGCGATGAACCAAAAACGGGCCAACTCGGCCCGGTTTTACAGttcacaaaatgtgcagaaggtGAATATTACTGCACTAACCTCCATGTCAGAAAAATCTCGGAGAAGAATGTTCATGTTCGGGCCTGTAAAGTTCAATCCCGAAATGGAGTTAAGTGCAATCAAGAAAAGACAGAGCCGCCGTTGTGTTCCGCCGCCGGTGATTCCGGCGAGTAACGGTGGAGAAACGGCGGCGTTGGTGAAGAGTAGTCAGAAGAAGAATAAGAGTGGGCCCACCAAAAAAATCGAGGGGTTGAGGAGTAGGCCCCACTTGGCTAACGTGTTGGCCAAGTCATTGCGTTGTTTTTCCCTGCGAAAACATTGCATGGCGTTGCCTTAG